One genomic segment of Deltaproteobacteria bacterium includes these proteins:
- a CDS encoding TIGR00725 family protein encodes MAGLVPVKIGLIGASDCTERGWDLALKVGALVAGRKAVLICGGMGGVMKAGAKGAFEAGGLTIGFLPGTSDRDANPYIVIPISTGMMQARNMLIVRAADALIAVEGGYGTLSEIGLALNLGKTVVGLDTWQHIPGVHHAKDPEDAVTKAFQSLDHSLRSGG; translated from the coding sequence ATGGCGGGACTAGTTCCGGTTAAAATCGGTCTCATAGGGGCGAGCGACTGCACGGAGCGGGGGTGGGACCTGGCGCTGAAGGTAGGCGCCCTGGTGGCCGGGCGGAAGGCCGTGCTCATCTGCGGAGGGATGGGTGGGGTTATGAAAGCGGGAGCCAAAGGAGCTTTCGAAGCCGGAGGCCTGACGATCGGTTTTCTGCCCGGAACTTCCGATCGGGACGCCAATCCGTACATTGTCATTCCCATCTCGACGGGTATGATGCAGGCACGGAACATGTTGATCGTACGGGCGGCGGACGCGCTCATCGCCGTGGAGGGAGGATATGGGACCCTCTCCGAGATCGGGCTTGCGCTCAACCTGGGCAAGACCGTGGTCGGTCTGGATACCTGGCAGCACATTCCCGGCGTTCATCATGCCAAGGACCCGGAAGACGCCGTGACAAAGGCATTTCAATCCCTGGATCATTCCCTCCGCTCGGGCGGTTGA
- the hisH gene encoding imidazole glycerol phosphate synthase subunit HisH, with amino-acid sequence MIAIVDYRAGNLTSVARAMEDLDIPCKVTANPDEILNAERVVFPGVGAAGKAMEMLRETGLDQVIRKVFENGVPLLGICLGTQIVLERSEENDTTCLGILKGATRGFASEFAQLKDKALKIPHMGWNQVRFLRMHPVFKDISETSDFYFVHSYFPDPADRELRIGVTDYGVTFASVLACRNLVATQFHPEKSGPVGLAILKNFSKWDGRSG; translated from the coding sequence ATGATCGCTATCGTGGATTATAGAGCCGGAAACCTGACCAGCGTTGCCCGGGCCATGGAAGACCTGGACATCCCATGTAAAGTGACGGCGAATCCCGACGAAATATTGAATGCGGAAAGAGTGGTGTTTCCCGGAGTGGGCGCCGCGGGCAAGGCCATGGAAATGCTCAGGGAGACCGGTCTGGACCAGGTGATACGGAAGGTGTTCGAAAACGGAGTTCCGCTGCTGGGTATCTGCCTCGGCACTCAGATTGTGTTGGAGCGAAGCGAGGAAAACGATACCACCTGTCTCGGAATCCTGAAAGGAGCCACCCGAGGCTTCGCTTCTGAATTTGCGCAGCTGAAAGACAAGGCGCTGAAAATACCTCACATGGGCTGGAACCAGGTCCGCTTTCTTCGCATGCATCCGGTTTTCAAGGACATCTCCGAAACCAGCGATTTCTATTTCGTGCACTCGTATTTTCCGGATCCCGCCGATCGTGAACTGCGGATAGGCGTTACCGATTATGGCGTTACGTTCGCTTCGGTATTGGCGTGCCGCAATCTGGTGGCAACCCAATTTCATCCGGAAAAAAGCGGGCCCGTGGGCCTCGCCATCCTCAAGAATTTCTCGAAATGGGACGGGCGAAGTGGATAG
- a CDS encoding lytic transglycosylase domain-containing protein, which yields MKTTTIRRTLPVFALFLFGFLIPHSPSKIYCSLSTIDLKAPPPSAENPPHPPKDQPIALLSNSQQRMLPEDSNDPSDDYGAYDRASLPPHKRYDRLISSAADEFDVDFYLIKGLIQAESSFDPTAVSSEGASGLMQIMPGTADMLGVQDRFDPQQNIYAGVRYLKFLIEALDGDIRLALAAYNAGITRVRQWGGVPPYKVTKRYIKQVFRYAKEFRSL from the coding sequence ATGAAGACTACGACCATTCGACGAACGTTACCCGTATTCGCGTTGTTTTTGTTCGGGTTTTTGATACCGCACAGCCCGAGCAAGATTTACTGCTCCCTTTCGACGATCGACCTCAAAGCCCCTCCTCCATCTGCTGAAAATCCACCCCATCCTCCAAAAGATCAACCCATCGCGTTGCTTTCGAATTCCCAACAGCGAATGTTACCTGAAGACTCAAATGACCCATCCGACGACTATGGGGCCTATGACCGGGCTTCTCTTCCCCCTCACAAGCGATATGACAGGCTGATATCATCGGCGGCGGACGAGTTCGACGTGGACTTCTACCTCATCAAAGGACTCATCCAGGCTGAATCCAGCTTTGACCCGACGGCCGTTTCATCCGAGGGCGCCTCCGGTCTCATGCAGATCATGCCGGGAACGGCTGACATGCTCGGGGTTCAGGACCGATTTGATCCGCAACAGAACATCTACGCGGGAGTGCGGTACCTGAAGTTCCTGATCGAAGCTCTGGATGGAGACATTCGACTGGCGCTGGCCGCCTACAATGCGGGGATCACGCGCGTCCGGCAGTGGGGAGGCGTTCCCCCTTATAAGGTCACCAAACGATACATCAAACAGGTGTTCCGCTACGCGAAAGAGTTCCGGTCTCTCTGA
- a CDS encoding amidohydrolase produces MHSLLIRNGLILTMNDRMETFQNGYVAVQQDTITEIGPTSREHDLEAEIVIDARGGIVMPGLVNTHTHAAMTIFRGLADDMPLMDWLNRYIFPIEKNLSAEWVYWGTRLAAVEMIRSGTTTFCDMYLFEDQAAQAAKDTGIRAMVGEVLYDFDSPSYGKLENGYRVARDLALKWQGDPLISVAIQPHSPYTCSPELLRGARKLAEDLAVPVVTHLSESDSEVTTVLERYGKRPVDHLDSLGLLDGKLIADHCVALLQSEIELFAERDVAVSHNVESNMKLASGVSPVPELLRCGVRVGLGTDGCASNNNLNLFGEMDAAAKLHKVMKKDPTQMDAKTVVTMATRGGARTLGMADRIGSIEPGKKADLIVLDTGRAHMIPMYNPYSHIVYAANGSEVTCSIVNGRPVLLDGQIQTVDEEEVFAHVRRIAEQINRIVGHG; encoded by the coding sequence ATGCACTCCCTTCTCATTCGAAACGGCCTCATTCTGACGATGAACGATCGCATGGAGACCTTCCAGAACGGCTACGTGGCCGTACAGCAAGACACCATAACGGAGATCGGCCCTACCTCCCGCGAGCACGATTTGGAAGCGGAAATCGTTATCGATGCCCGGGGAGGGATCGTTATGCCCGGTCTGGTCAACACGCACACCCATGCGGCCATGACGATTTTCAGAGGTCTGGCGGACGACATGCCCCTGATGGATTGGCTGAACCGGTATATTTTTCCTATTGAAAAGAATCTTTCAGCGGAATGGGTGTATTGGGGCACCCGCCTGGCTGCGGTAGAAATGATCCGATCGGGCACCACGACGTTTTGCGATATGTACCTGTTCGAAGATCAGGCGGCGCAAGCCGCTAAGGATACCGGCATCAGGGCCATGGTCGGGGAAGTCCTGTATGATTTCGACTCGCCTTCCTACGGGAAACTGGAAAACGGATATCGGGTGGCCCGGGATTTAGCTTTGAAATGGCAGGGAGATCCTCTCATATCCGTCGCCATTCAGCCGCATAGTCCGTACACGTGCTCGCCCGAGCTTCTTCGCGGAGCCCGCAAGCTGGCCGAGGACCTGGCCGTTCCCGTGGTCACCCACCTGTCCGAATCGGATTCCGAAGTCACTACCGTGCTGGAGCGCTACGGCAAACGCCCGGTGGATCATCTGGACAGTTTGGGACTGCTGGACGGCAAACTGATAGCGGATCATTGCGTGGCCCTTCTCCAGAGTGAAATCGAATTGTTCGCGGAGCGCGATGTTGCGGTCAGCCACAACGTGGAAAGCAATATGAAACTCGCTTCGGGCGTCTCCCCGGTGCCGGAGCTTCTGAGATGCGGCGTTCGGGTCGGCCTTGGAACGGACGGCTGCGCCAGCAACAACAACTTGAACTTGTTCGGGGAAATGGACGCCGCGGCTAAGCTCCACAAAGTCATGAAGAAAGACCCTACCCAGATGGATGCGAAGACCGTGGTAACCATGGCCACGCGGGGCGGTGCTCGGACGTTGGGCATGGCCGACAGAATCGGCAGCATCGAGCCCGGCAAAAAGGCCGATCTGATCGTACTGGATACCGGCCGCGCCCACATGATCCCAATGTACAACCCTTATTCGCACATTGTTTACGCCGCCAACGGCAGCGAGGTAACCTGCAGCATCGTCAACGGGCGACCCGTCCTGTTGGACGGCCAAATCCAAACGGTGGACGAAGAAGAAGTCTTTGCACATGTCCGCCGGATAGCGGAACAAATAAACCGCATTGTAGGACATGGTTGA
- a CDS encoding DUF1015 domain-containing protein encodes MAYLKAFQALRYNPETITDLSRVVTPPYDVISPEEQEEFHKAHPQNIIRLILGLQFETDNEDNNRYTRAAEYFREWRKSRVLVQDRESALYLYTIEYKLENGEPRQRTGFITLVKLEDLDGGSVRRHEKTFSETKSERFRLMKACRANFSPIFALYSDPESLVSGTLKEAKPQAPVVDFVDRDSTRHLLWPVTNPFVIQTVQEWFKGRELFIADGHHRYETAVNYWEYLKKTEGAQANDHPAQYVMMYLCNTSEDLTILPTHRLLVVWPSPLDRDGFLKRAEQYFDVDAFDFASADKDKARARFLSAIEGAGRSTHSYGFDQAGRSTHSYGFAWRRDPRYLLLRMKPGIMNGAFGKGLSDALKNLDTVAFTEVIFRGILGMSDGDLDNHRNLQYSSRYNAALDQVEDGFYTAGFIMNPTRIQQVLDVAKAGLVMPRKSTYFYPKVISGMAINAL; translated from the coding sequence GTGGCATACTTGAAAGCATTTCAGGCGCTTCGATACAACCCGGAAACCATAACGGATCTGTCGCGGGTCGTGACTCCGCCCTACGACGTCATTTCACCCGAAGAGCAAGAAGAGTTTCACAAGGCTCACCCCCAAAATATTATTCGTCTGATCCTGGGCCTTCAGTTCGAAACGGACAATGAAGACAACAACCGGTACACGAGGGCCGCGGAATACTTCCGGGAATGGCGTAAATCGAGGGTTCTCGTCCAAGACCGGGAGTCCGCGCTGTATCTCTATACAATCGAATACAAGCTGGAAAACGGAGAACCAAGGCAACGGACCGGATTCATTACTCTGGTGAAGCTCGAGGATCTTGACGGTGGTTCCGTTCGGAGACACGAAAAGACGTTCTCGGAGACCAAATCGGAACGCTTCCGATTGATGAAGGCGTGCAGGGCCAATTTCAGTCCGATTTTCGCCCTCTACTCGGATCCGGAGTCTCTCGTGTCCGGAACGTTGAAAGAAGCCAAGCCGCAGGCGCCCGTAGTCGACTTCGTCGATCGGGACTCCACGAGACACCTGCTGTGGCCCGTGACGAATCCCTTCGTTATTCAGACCGTTCAGGAATGGTTCAAGGGTCGGGAGCTTTTCATCGCCGATGGGCACCATCGTTACGAAACGGCCGTGAATTACTGGGAATACCTGAAGAAGACGGAAGGCGCCCAGGCGAACGATCATCCCGCACAGTACGTCATGATGTACCTGTGTAATACCAGCGAGGACCTGACGATTCTTCCAACTCATCGTCTGCTGGTGGTATGGCCGTCACCTCTCGATAGGGATGGATTCCTGAAACGCGCCGAGCAGTACTTCGACGTCGATGCATTCGATTTTGCTTCAGCCGACAAGGATAAAGCGAGAGCAAGGTTCCTTTCCGCGATCGAAGGGGCCGGCCGGTCCACGCATTCCTACGGGTTCGATCAGGCCGGCCGGTCCACGCATTCCTACGGGTTCGCCTGGAGACGGGACCCGCGATACCTGCTGTTGAGAATGAAACCGGGCATCATGAACGGCGCGTTTGGCAAAGGGCTCTCCGACGCCCTCAAGAACCTGGACACGGTCGCCTTCACCGAAGTCATTTTCCGGGGTATCCTTGGAATGAGCGACGGGGATCTGGACAACCACCGGAACCTTCAGTACAGCAGCCGGTATAACGCGGCTCTGGATCAGGTTGAAGACGGCTTTTACACCGCCGGATTTATTATGAATCCGACCCGCATCCAGCAGGTCCTGGACGTGGCGAAGGCAGGCCTCGTCATGCCCAGAAAATCGACTTACTTCTACCCCAAGGTGATCTCCGGCATGGCTATAAACGCCCTTTAA
- a CDS encoding tRNA1(Val) (adenine(37)-N6)-methyltransferase, protein MSFTIEPTPGPEETQDALFGGRLHILQRKNGYRFSMDAVLLAKFATPAAGDRIIDLGTGCGVVSLVLALDPAPRCIVGLEVQSDLASLARKNVRLNGMEERIEIRTGDLKSVTQWYAPESFDLAVVNPPFGLPGSGRMNPTAEKAVARHEILGSLKDFLRSAAFLVRFSGKLTIIYRAQRLAYLFQSLQTVGFTPKRLRMVHGRMETPAKMVLLTATKGGGQELRVEPPLILFNRDGSYSDELKDLYRV, encoded by the coding sequence GTGTCCTTCACTATCGAACCGACGCCGGGGCCGGAAGAAACTCAGGATGCGCTTTTCGGCGGGCGGCTGCACATCCTGCAGCGCAAGAACGGATACCGCTTCTCCATGGATGCGGTGCTTCTGGCCAAGTTCGCTACACCCGCGGCGGGGGACCGGATCATCGACCTCGGAACCGGTTGCGGCGTGGTTTCCCTGGTGTTGGCTTTGGACCCTGCGCCCAGGTGCATCGTAGGTCTCGAGGTACAGTCCGACTTGGCCTCATTGGCGCGGAAAAACGTTCGGCTGAACGGCATGGAAGAGCGGATAGAGATCCGGACGGGCGACCTCAAGAGCGTTACGCAATGGTATGCTCCCGAGTCGTTTGACCTGGCCGTGGTCAATCCTCCATTCGGACTCCCCGGGTCCGGACGAATGAATCCTACGGCTGAAAAGGCCGTGGCCCGGCATGAAATCCTCGGATCGCTGAAAGACTTCTTACGCTCCGCCGCTTTCCTGGTGCGATTTTCGGGCAAACTCACCATCATCTACCGGGCGCAACGATTGGCTTACCTTTTCCAATCCCTGCAAACGGTCGGATTCACTCCGAAGCGGCTTCGCATGGTGCACGGTCGGATGGAAACCCCCGCTAAAATGGTCCTCCTGACAGCGACCAAAGGAGGAGGGCAGGAACTGCGTGTGGAACCTCCACTCATTCTGTTCAACAGGGACGGATCGTACTCGGATGAGCTGAAAGACCTGTACCGCGTATGA
- a CDS encoding DUF721 domain-containing protein, giving the protein MRYSGLQRMDAVLKKHESGLLEGAPLWNHWNDVVGPAVAKKAQPLSFRGGVLWVTVETAAWMQELQYLTETIMDGLNRACGRSLVTEIRFRQGHVVPIRTREKRRSSDLASERPVAPETAGKIRQEVGKVKDAELRGLLERFWMRAASRSAEDGDG; this is encoded by the coding sequence ATGAGATATTCAGGATTGCAGCGTATGGACGCCGTTCTGAAGAAACACGAATCCGGGTTGCTGGAAGGGGCTCCTCTCTGGAATCACTGGAACGACGTAGTCGGACCGGCCGTTGCGAAAAAGGCTCAACCCCTGTCCTTTCGGGGAGGGGTGCTCTGGGTCACCGTGGAAACGGCCGCGTGGATGCAGGAACTCCAGTATTTGACCGAAACGATCATGGACGGATTGAACCGGGCTTGTGGCCGCAGCCTCGTCACGGAGATTCGATTTCGTCAGGGTCATGTCGTCCCGATTCGGACCAGGGAAAAACGTCGCTCGTCGGATCTCGCCTCCGAGCGGCCTGTGGCGCCGGAGACGGCCGGTAAGATACGCCAAGAGGTTGGTAAGGTCAAAGACGCGGAACTAAGGGGTCTGCTCGAGCGGTTTTGGATGAGGGCGGCCTCGAGATCCGCCGAAGATGGGGATGGGTGA
- a CDS encoding DUF1848 domain-containing protein yields the protein MRIVSVSRRTDIPAFYGKWFMNRVQAGFVLVENPFSGKLYAVSLRPDDVAGFVFWSKNFKPFLPVLPVLKDRGYGFYFHYTITGLPRLFEPSVPPAEETLESFSALADRTSSEHVFWRYDPIVVSDVSDRIYHIERFQTLARALEGKTRRCYVSFPTLYAKVRRRFDALLQKENIRVVDPSPEAKRELIGTLAEIATNSGITLYSCCDENLVGGNVRKARCVDSDTMNRLFPNRAADAKRNPSRKGCGCSDSKDIGAYDSCPHGCIYCYANARREFAGNVFRTHDAANELLSAGNKSDYEKRKKEALQAIGW from the coding sequence GTGAGGATCGTATCCGTTAGCCGCCGCACCGATATACCGGCTTTCTATGGCAAGTGGTTCATGAATCGGGTCCAAGCCGGATTTGTCCTGGTTGAGAATCCTTTCTCCGGAAAACTGTACGCCGTCTCCCTGAGACCCGACGATGTAGCGGGTTTTGTATTCTGGTCCAAGAATTTCAAGCCCTTCCTGCCGGTGTTGCCTGTCCTCAAAGACAGGGGATACGGGTTCTATTTCCATTACACCATTACGGGACTGCCTCGCCTGTTCGAACCCTCCGTCCCGCCGGCGGAAGAAACGCTCGAATCCTTCTCAGCCCTGGCGGATCGAACGAGTTCCGAACACGTATTCTGGAGATACGATCCGATCGTGGTCTCCGATGTATCGGACCGGATCTACCATATCGAGCGTTTTCAGACCTTGGCCCGGGCCCTCGAGGGTAAGACCCGCCGCTGTTATGTGAGCTTTCCCACACTATACGCCAAAGTACGGCGAAGGTTCGACGCCTTGCTGCAAAAGGAAAACATCCGCGTCGTCGACCCTTCTCCCGAAGCAAAACGCGAACTCATCGGGACTCTTGCTGAAATCGCCACAAACTCGGGAATCACCCTGTACTCCTGCTGCGACGAGAACCTGGTGGGAGGAAACGTGCGCAAGGCTCGCTGCGTGGACTCCGACACCATGAACCGTCTATTTCCGAATAGAGCGGCGGACGCGAAAAGAAATCCCAGCCGCAAGGGGTGCGGCTGCAGTGACAGCAAAGACATAGGGGCGTACGATAGCTGCCCTCATGGGTGTATCTACTGCTACGCCAATGCCCGGAGGGAATTCGCCGGGAACGTCTTCCGGACGCACGATGCTGCAAATGAGCTGCTGTCGGCAGGCAACAAATCAGACTACGAGAAACGAAAAAAAGAGGCCTTGCAGGCCATAGGATGGTAA
- a CDS encoding twin-arginine translocation signal domain-containing protein, translating to MLSRRDFIKLSGLGLVGAALPRCGGDDDDVGRAEFGFHLNPVLINGTGAQSFSGAQIKSLGSDPDTKYFSYETPAGIRYLPLPLENGLTKAYPTQEDYERIKRIGDFVTSNLWELYWNDPQDAQEMRNVIERCAGNALNLIIRLEDTTRIANHPNAGPSDEEWFVNTFEPYVRSVVLYAKGKVFAYQVWNEPNLAREWGGKPPDAAGYVELLKVCSEAIRAADPEAIIIFSLLHGRSRQFGGRTEADRAGYQD from the coding sequence ATGCTATCCAGGAGAGATTTCATTAAACTCAGTGGCTTGGGGCTGGTAGGCGCCGCCCTCCCGAGGTGCGGCGGCGACGACGATGACGTCGGGCGGGCGGAATTCGGATTTCATTTGAATCCGGTGCTGATCAATGGAACCGGCGCTCAGTCGTTCAGCGGAGCCCAGATCAAGAGCCTGGGATCGGATCCCGATACGAAGTATTTTTCCTACGAAACACCGGCGGGGATTCGGTACCTGCCGCTGCCGCTTGAAAACGGCCTCACCAAAGCCTATCCCACACAGGAAGATTACGAACGTATCAAACGGATCGGGGATTTCGTGACCAGCAACCTGTGGGAATTGTATTGGAACGATCCCCAGGATGCTCAGGAAATGCGCAACGTTATAGAGCGCTGCGCGGGTAACGCACTCAACCTCATCATACGACTCGAGGATACCACCCGCATAGCGAACCATCCCAATGCCGGCCCTTCGGACGAGGAGTGGTTCGTAAATACCTTCGAACCCTACGTGCGGTCCGTAGTCCTGTACGCCAAAGGGAAGGTCTTTGCCTATCAGGTTTGGAATGAACCGAATCTGGCACGCGAATGGGGTGGAAAGCCGCCGGATGCTGCCGGATATGTGGAATTATTAAAGGTTTGCAGCGAGGCAATCCGTGCCGCTGACCCGGAAGCGATCATCATTTTTTCACTACTACACGGACGGTCACGTCAGTTCGGAGGACGAACTGAAGCTGATCGAGCTGGATATCAAGATTGA
- a CDS encoding ACT domain-containing protein — NAPLLATQRGIEVSEQKSTTSRTYSSLISVSLLSAHKTTSISGTLFGTQQPRIVSINDYQTDCIPEGNILLVANYDRPGVIGHIGATLGKHGINIANMSLARNKPGDRALSLVEVDEAPNEDVLSELVRFEAIISIHPIWLGS, encoded by the coding sequence CAATGCGCCTCTGCTGGCAACGCAGCGAGGAATCGAGGTTTCGGAACAGAAATCCACGACGTCCCGCACGTATTCGAGCCTCATCTCGGTAAGCCTGTTATCCGCCCACAAGACCACGTCCATCTCGGGAACTCTTTTCGGAACTCAGCAGCCCCGAATTGTCAGCATAAATGACTACCAGACGGACTGCATTCCGGAGGGCAACATTCTACTCGTGGCCAACTATGATCGTCCGGGCGTCATTGGACATATCGGGGCAACATTGGGGAAGCACGGCATTAATATCGCCAACATGTCCCTGGCCCGAAACAAGCCCGGTGACAGAGCCTTATCGCTGGTCGAAGTTGACGAGGCCCCGAACGAGGACGTGCTTTCGGAACTGGTTCGGTTCGAAGCCATTATTTCCATTCATCCCATATGGCTGGGATCCTGA
- a CDS encoding phosphoglycerate dehydrogenase: MNENYKVLICDGLQKEGLELLRETSSIEVDDRTGVSPEELAEIIHDYHAVIVRSRTKLPEHVLAKAPKLKVAARAGSGVDNIDIKAATRRGVLVMNTPGANAGATAEHTIAMMLAMSRHIPTATASVRNGEWKRKDFVGTEVGNHVLGIIGLGNVGRLVAELARGLKMEVLASDPFFVKDKAGLEGIELVDLETLFARSDFITIHTPLTRDTQNLINEDTIAKMKEGVRIINCARGGIVDEQALLRALKSGKVAGAALDVYQEEPPSPDNGLLLLPNVVLTPHLGASSTQSQANVAIMIARQVLDFLLFGKIRNAVNLPGQALKDIEKIQPYLVLAEQLGKFMVQLHRDEIQTVRIEYFGELAAYDVTLLSNSVLNGILKPGFMEDEVI; this comes from the coding sequence GTGAACGAAAACTACAAGGTCCTCATTTGTGACGGATTGCAGAAAGAGGGACTGGAACTTCTGCGGGAGACATCCAGTATTGAAGTGGACGATCGCACGGGCGTTTCGCCCGAAGAGTTGGCCGAAATTATTCATGACTATCATGCGGTGATTGTGAGGAGCCGCACCAAATTGCCTGAACACGTGCTGGCCAAGGCCCCGAAACTCAAGGTGGCGGCGCGCGCGGGCAGCGGCGTGGACAATATCGACATCAAAGCCGCCACCCGGCGAGGTGTTCTCGTGATGAACACGCCCGGCGCGAATGCCGGCGCCACGGCGGAACATACGATCGCCATGATGCTGGCCATGTCTCGCCACATTCCGACGGCCACGGCTTCGGTGCGAAACGGTGAATGGAAACGAAAGGATTTCGTCGGCACCGAGGTGGGGAACCATGTCCTGGGAATCATCGGGCTGGGGAATGTGGGGCGTCTGGTGGCCGAACTGGCTCGGGGCCTGAAGATGGAAGTCCTGGCCTCTGATCCGTTCTTCGTGAAGGACAAGGCCGGGCTGGAAGGGATCGAGTTGGTGGATCTCGAAACGCTCTTTGCCCGTTCCGATTTCATTACCATACATACTCCCTTGACGCGGGACACCCAGAATCTGATCAATGAAGACACCATAGCCAAGATGAAAGAAGGCGTCCGGATCATCAACTGCGCGCGGGGCGGCATTGTCGATGAACAGGCGCTCTTGAGGGCTCTCAAGTCAGGCAAAGTGGCGGGAGCGGCGTTGGATGTGTATCAGGAGGAGCCTCCTTCCCCGGACAACGGGCTATTACTGCTTCCCAATGTGGTTCTGACTCCTCACCTGGGTGCGTCCAGCACCCAGTCTCAGGCCAACGTGGCCATCATGATTGCCCGGCAGGTACTGGATTTCCTGCTTTTCGGCAAGATACGAAACGCGGTGAATCTGCCTGGACAGGCGCTGAAGGACATCGAAAAGATCCAACCCTACCTCGTTCTGGCCGAGCAACTCGGGAAATTCATGGTTCAGTTGCATCGCGACGAGATTCAGACGGTGCGCATCGAGTATTTCGGGGAGTTGGCGGCGTATGACGTGACCTTGCTGTCCAACTCGGTTTTGAACGGGATCTTGAAACCGGGATTCATGGAAGACGAAGTGATT